A stretch of the Mesorhizobium huakuii genome encodes the following:
- a CDS encoding ABC transporter ATP-binding protein, producing MSALSLRGLKKSFGGNAILNGVSLDVEAGEFIALVGPSGCGKSTLLRILAGLDHADSGDIFVGGKDMSPVAAADRNIAMVFQSYALYPHLTAGQNIAVPLAMKRLSRSQRLPLVGSLLPGQREIRSAIARDVREMAGLLKIDHLLDRKPGQMSGGQRQRVALARAMVRHPSIFLMDEPLSNLDANLRVHARGEIVELHRRAGVPTLYVTHDQAEALSMADRVAVMIGGNLLQLAAPEVIYNDPAHIEVARFVGQPRINIIQAQAENGRVGFESIRLALLEKVANGPVSLGIRPEFVKLSPSGRSGLAGRIERLEFLGSEVIAHCRLDASGDSVIAKLVPHEARDLIAGMKVGVLLASEQAMVFGPEGKRLRIAAGARQEPAYV from the coding sequence ATGAGCGCGCTGTCGCTTCGCGGCCTGAAAAAATCCTTCGGCGGCAACGCCATTCTGAATGGCGTCAGCCTCGATGTCGAAGCCGGCGAATTCATCGCACTCGTCGGCCCTTCCGGATGCGGCAAGAGCACCTTGCTGCGCATCCTGGCGGGGCTCGACCATGCCGACAGCGGCGACATCTTCGTCGGCGGCAAGGACATGTCGCCGGTTGCCGCGGCCGACCGCAACATTGCCATGGTGTTCCAGTCCTACGCGCTCTATCCGCATTTGACGGCAGGACAAAACATCGCCGTGCCGCTCGCCATGAAACGGCTGAGCCGGTCGCAGCGCCTGCCGCTGGTCGGCTCGCTGCTGCCCGGTCAGAGGGAGATCCGCAGCGCTATCGCGCGCGATGTCCGCGAGATGGCGGGTCTGCTCAAGATCGACCACCTGCTTGACCGCAAGCCGGGGCAGATGTCGGGCGGCCAGCGGCAGCGCGTGGCACTGGCGCGCGCCATGGTGCGCCACCCCAGCATCTTCCTGATGGATGAGCCGCTCTCCAATCTCGATGCCAATCTGCGCGTCCATGCCCGTGGCGAGATCGTCGAACTGCACCGCCGCGCCGGCGTGCCTACGCTCTATGTGACGCACGACCAGGCCGAGGCGCTTTCGATGGCCGACCGGGTGGCGGTGATGATCGGCGGCAATCTGCTGCAGCTCGCGGCACCCGAGGTGATCTACAACGACCCGGCCCATATCGAGGTCGCGCGTTTCGTCGGCCAGCCGCGGATCAACATCATCCAGGCGCAGGCCGAAAACGGCCGCGTCGGCTTCGAAAGCATCCGACTGGCTTTGCTAGAGAAGGTGGCGAACGGCCCGGTCAGCCTCGGCATCCGGCCGGAATTCGTCAAACTGTCCCCCAGCGGGCGCAGTGGCCTTGCCGGGCGGATTGAGCGCCTCGAATTCCTCGGTTCGGAAGTCATTGCGCATTGCCGCCTCGATGCCTCCGGCGACAGCGTCATCGCCAAGCTGGTGCCGCATGAGGCGCGGGACCTGATCGCGGGAATGAAGGTGGGTGTCCTTCTGGCCTCTGAACAGGCGATGGTCTTCGGGCCGGAGGGAAAGCGTCTGCGCATCGCGGCGGGCGCGCGGCAGGAGCCGGCCTATGTCTAG
- a CDS encoding metallophosphoesterase family protein yields MKIVQITDTHFSPTKPHFNGNWQPLADWIEQSGADLVIHTGDLSVDGADKDDDITFCMDLMREVSTPMLLVPGNHDVGHLPGSLQPVNAGRLERWRRLVGPDYWMEDAGNWRLIGLDSLLMGFDDAEEEAQFDWLRRALENRGGRRTVLFAHKPLFVDAPGEGDTGYWSVRPAQRQRLYDLIAAHDVALFASGHLHRAWQGKYENTSLIWGPSAAFVVGDMEREMPGERLLGAVIHQFGDTVASEIVAIPGMTAYVLDDVVEEVYPHEAHKVRKRVAS; encoded by the coding sequence ATGAAAATCGTTCAGATCACAGACACCCATTTCAGCCCGACCAAGCCGCACTTCAACGGCAATTGGCAGCCGCTGGCCGACTGGATCGAGCAGAGCGGCGCCGACCTTGTCATCCATACCGGCGACCTCAGCGTCGACGGTGCCGACAAGGATGACGACATCACCTTCTGCATGGATCTGATGCGGGAAGTCTCCACGCCGATGCTGCTGGTGCCCGGCAATCACGATGTCGGCCATCTGCCGGGCTCGCTGCAGCCGGTCAATGCCGGACGCCTCGAGCGCTGGCGCCGGCTTGTCGGCCCCGATTACTGGATGGAGGACGCCGGGAACTGGCGTCTCATCGGGCTCGACAGTCTGCTGATGGGTTTTGACGATGCCGAGGAGGAGGCGCAGTTCGACTGGCTGCGGAGGGCTCTGGAAAACCGCGGCGGCCGGCGCACCGTGCTCTTTGCCCACAAGCCGCTGTTCGTCGATGCGCCCGGCGAGGGCGATACCGGCTACTGGAGCGTCAGGCCGGCGCAGCGCCAACGCCTTTACGATCTGATCGCCGCTCACGACGTCGCGCTGTTTGCAAGCGGCCACCTGCACCGGGCCTGGCAAGGCAAATACGAAAACACGTCGCTGATATGGGGTCCGTCGGCCGCCTTCGTGGTCGGCGACATGGAGCGCGAGATGCCGGGCGAGCGGCTGCTTGGCGCCGTGATCCATCAATTCGGCGACACCGTCGCCAGCGAGATCGTCGCCATCCCCGGCATGACGGCTTACGTCCTCGATGACGTGGTCGAGGAGGTCTATCCGCACGAGGCGCACAAGGTTCGAAAGCGGGTCGCGTCATGA
- a CDS encoding carboxymuconolactone decarboxylase family protein, with translation MATTRLLSDAEVEKIPAVKAVFDDIKATRKSDFVNNFWRGLANDPVSLRRVWEQLKAVMVADSAIDPLTKEMIYIAVSTANGCSYCVHSHTAAARAKGMTDAQHGELVSIIGLAGQTNHLVTAMQIPVDQQFEVK, from the coding sequence ATGGCCACCACAAGACTCCTCAGCGATGCAGAGGTCGAAAAAATCCCGGCGGTGAAGGCCGTGTTCGACGATATCAAGGCAACGCGAAAATCCGATTTCGTCAACAATTTCTGGCGCGGGCTGGCCAATGATCCGGTGTCGCTGAGGCGGGTGTGGGAGCAGCTCAAGGCGGTGATGGTTGCCGACAGTGCCATCGATCCGTTGACCAAGGAAATGATCTACATCGCGGTGTCGACCGCCAACGGCTGTTCCTACTGCGTCCATTCGCACACGGCGGCAGCGCGGGCCAAGGGCATGACCGACGCCCAACATGGCGAGCTGGTGTCGATCATCGGGCTCGCCGGCCAGACCAACCATCTGGTGACGGCCATGCAGATCCCGGTCGATCAGCAATTCGAGGTGAAGTGA
- a CDS encoding sugar ABC transporter ATP-binding protein, producing the protein MEPIVRLENVTKNYRGVPAVKNVSFELHKGEIHALLGENGAGKSTLTKIIAGVVDATSGKMFHKGQEIAYASPHAALEAGIAMVFQETSLVPSMTVAQNLYLGTEKFLNRLRGTYISAQQFLQSLNFPVDPNAMVATLGAAKRQMVEIARAVHHNAEIIIFDEPTATLTPEEKRHFFALIRRLKASGVSIVFISHALEEALAIADRITILRDGELVVTDDTSAFDRDKIVAAMVGRTLSGQIYRQRDEAKLRKAGKKVLSVQDISMSNVVRNNSFSIFEGQITGVFGLIGSGRTETFKIVSGIYKRDFLRGGAIELDDKPVRYLVPSEAVADGIVYVTEDRKSEGIFETMGIAENLFGGLLAAGREKAWVINQQEMRALSAEWTKTLNIKAINDNARVVELSGGNQQKVVIGKGLVQQPRIVIFDEPTRGVDVGAIAEIHQIINRLAGEGLAVVVISSYLPEIMNLSDRILVCRQGRIVEEFSPAEATEEKIMYAAVH; encoded by the coding sequence ATGGAACCGATCGTTCGTCTGGAAAACGTCACCAAGAACTATCGTGGCGTGCCTGCCGTGAAGAATGTCAGCTTCGAACTGCACAAGGGCGAAATCCACGCGCTGCTCGGCGAGAATGGTGCCGGCAAATCGACGCTGACCAAGATCATCGCCGGCGTCGTCGACGCCACCTCCGGCAAGATGTTCCACAAGGGCCAGGAGATCGCCTACGCCTCGCCGCATGCGGCTCTTGAAGCCGGCATTGCCATGGTGTTCCAGGAAACTAGCCTGGTGCCATCGATGACGGTGGCGCAAAACCTCTATCTCGGTACTGAAAAATTCCTCAACCGGCTGCGCGGCACGTATATTTCAGCACAGCAATTCCTGCAGTCGCTGAATTTCCCGGTCGATCCGAACGCCATGGTGGCGACGCTGGGCGCCGCCAAGCGGCAGATGGTCGAGATCGCACGCGCTGTGCACCACAATGCCGAGATCATCATTTTCGACGAGCCGACGGCGACGCTGACGCCGGAGGAAAAGCGCCACTTCTTCGCGCTGATCCGCCGGCTGAAGGCCAGCGGTGTCTCCATCGTCTTCATCAGCCATGCACTGGAAGAGGCACTTGCCATCGCCGACCGCATCACCATCCTGCGCGACGGCGAGCTGGTCGTCACCGACGACACATCCGCCTTCGATCGCGACAAGATTGTCGCCGCCATGGTCGGTCGCACTTTGTCGGGGCAGATCTACCGCCAACGCGACGAAGCGAAATTGCGCAAGGCCGGCAAGAAGGTGCTGTCGGTGCAGGACATTTCGATGAGCAATGTCGTGCGCAACAATTCCTTCTCGATCTTCGAGGGCCAGATCACCGGTGTGTTCGGGCTGATCGGCTCCGGCCGCACCGAGACGTTCAAGATCGTGTCGGGCATCTACAAGCGCGACTTTTTGCGCGGTGGCGCGATCGAGCTGGACGACAAGCCGGTGCGCTATCTCGTGCCGAGCGAAGCGGTGGCCGACGGCATCGTCTACGTCACCGAGGACCGCAAGAGCGAAGGCATTTTCGAGACGATGGGTATTGCCGAGAACCTGTTTGGCGGGCTCTTGGCAGCCGGCCGCGAAAAGGCTTGGGTGATCAACCAGCAGGAGATGCGCGCGCTGTCAGCCGAATGGACGAAGACGCTGAACATCAAGGCGATCAACGACAATGCCCGCGTCGTCGAGCTCTCCGGCGGCAATCAGCAGAAAGTGGTGATCGGCAAGGGGCTGGTGCAGCAGCCGCGCATCGTCATCTTCGACGAGCCAACGCGCGGCGTCGATGTCGGCGCCATCGCCGAAATCCACCAGATCATCAACCGGCTGGCCGGCGAGGGATTGGCCGTCGTCGTCATCTCGTCCTATCTGCCGGAGATCATGAACCTGTCGGACCGGATTTTGGTGTGCCGGCAGGGCCGCATTGTTGAAGAGTTTTCGCCGGCGGAGGCTACGGAGGAGAAGATCATGTACGCGGCCGTGCATTAG
- a CDS encoding ABC transporter permease yields MSFRERLQSWRYNLVPDHLVGEILTKRWTDNAIPFLALVVTLASFGSIIPGFFKLNALQESTRQLGEFSMVVTGMTVVMLGGGIDLSVGSIFALSCFSAVYVFFILEQSIWLALAASLATGLVFGAINGYLVGYLRLRAFLTTLVTFIFGRALFDILVTTYAADVQLSTATSDVLDFIGDSTFWGLSVSVWLAIILAIITHIALTRSRPGWHVLAVGGSRRSAHNAGIRVRRTVFMTYVFSGFCASIGGFLIACRLSGAGPGTGLNLEIMALTAAVVGGVSLGGGRGSVIKGLMGAIIVLTMTNGLIRLGYGTGTNQMVLGIMLAVAVTIDIRWLKNRHKVLNEVYVAPVYLKMGETQSAVPGSGTPYELDNRLSAADHIGLGELEGPEDVILDRDDHLYCGTRHGEIVRFFAPDYVKSEVFAHIGGFPLGLAFDKSGNLISCVGAMGLYSVSPQREVRRLSAETARSWTSIVDDARLRDPNDCDIAPDGRIYFTDSTKRYDAHDWALDSIENRATGRLLVYDPKDGSTKTLLDGYRYTNGVCMAHDGKSLFFAESWACRVHRYWLDGPKAGTAECVIRDMPGYPDNINRASDGNYWMAWLGMRTPSFDLSLRHPDMRKRMTRRLPQDEWLFPNINTGGVVKFTEKGGIVEAMGDLSGDAHPMVTSMREHKGYLFVGGILNNRIGRYRISGADPNWTSPASYWGAKP; encoded by the coding sequence ATGTCCTTTCGCGAACGCCTCCAGTCCTGGCGCTACAATCTCGTGCCCGACCATCTGGTCGGCGAGATCCTGACCAAACGCTGGACCGACAACGCCATTCCGTTCCTGGCGCTGGTGGTGACATTGGCGAGTTTCGGCTCGATCATTCCGGGCTTCTTCAAGCTGAACGCGCTGCAGGAATCGACCCGCCAGCTCGGCGAATTCTCGATGGTGGTCACCGGCATGACGGTGGTGATGCTGGGCGGCGGCATCGATCTCTCCGTCGGCTCGATCTTCGCGCTGTCGTGCTTTTCCGCCGTCTATGTCTTCTTCATCCTCGAACAGTCGATCTGGCTGGCGCTGGCCGCCTCGCTCGCCACCGGCCTCGTCTTCGGTGCCATCAATGGCTATCTCGTTGGGTACCTGCGCCTGCGCGCCTTTCTCACCACGCTGGTCACCTTCATCTTCGGACGGGCGCTGTTCGATATCCTCGTCACCACCTACGCCGCCGACGTGCAGCTTTCGACCGCCACATCTGATGTGCTCGATTTCATCGGCGACAGCACCTTCTGGGGCCTGTCGGTCTCTGTCTGGCTGGCGATCATCCTCGCCATCATCACCCATATCGCGCTGACGCGCTCGCGGCCCGGCTGGCATGTGCTGGCGGTTGGCGGCTCCCGGCGCTCGGCCCACAATGCCGGCATCCGCGTGCGCCGAACCGTGTTCATGACCTATGTCTTCTCCGGCTTCTGCGCTTCGATCGGCGGCTTCCTCATCGCCTGCCGGCTGAGCGGGGCAGGGCCGGGCACCGGCCTCAACCTCGAGATCATGGCGCTGACGGCGGCGGTGGTCGGCGGCGTCAGCCTCGGCGGCGGCCGCGGCTCGGTGATCAAGGGGCTGATGGGCGCCATCATCGTGCTGACCATGACCAACGGGCTGATCCGGCTGGGCTACGGCACCGGCACCAACCAGATGGTGCTCGGCATCATGCTGGCGGTGGCGGTGACCATCGACATCCGCTGGCTGAAGAACCGCCATAAGGTGCTCAACGAAGTCTATGTCGCGCCGGTCTATCTCAAGATGGGTGAGACGCAGTCGGCGGTGCCGGGCTCCGGGACGCCTTACGAACTCGACAACCGGCTGTCGGCGGCGGACCACATCGGGCTCGGCGAGCTGGAAGGGCCGGAAGACGTCATCCTCGACCGCGACGACCATCTCTATTGCGGCACCCGCCATGGCGAGATCGTCCGCTTCTTCGCGCCGGATTACGTCAAGTCGGAAGTCTTTGCCCATATTGGCGGCTTCCCGCTGGGGCTCGCCTTCGACAAATCGGGCAATCTGATCAGCTGCGTCGGCGCCATGGGGCTCTATTCCGTCTCGCCACAGCGTGAGGTGAGACGTCTCTCGGCCGAGACTGCGCGCTCCTGGACCTCGATCGTCGACGATGCGCGGCTGCGCGATCCCAATGACTGCGACATCGCGCCCGATGGCCGCATCTACTTCACCGACTCGACCAAGCGCTATGACGCCCATGACTGGGCACTGGACTCCATCGAAAACCGCGCCACCGGCCGGCTGCTGGTCTACGACCCGAAGGATGGCTCGACGAAGACGCTGCTCGATGGCTACCGCTACACCAACGGCGTGTGCATGGCGCATGACGGCAAGTCGCTGTTCTTCGCCGAAAGCTGGGCCTGCCGCGTGCATCGCTACTGGCTGGATGGGCCGAAGGCCGGCACCGCCGAATGCGTCATCCGCGACATGCCGGGCTATCCCGACAACATCAACCGGGCGTCGGACGGCAATTACTGGATGGCGTGGCTCGGCATGCGCACGCCGAGCTTCGACCTTTCGTTGCGCCACCCTGACATGCGCAAGCGCATGACCCGCCGGCTGCCGCAGGACGAATGGCTGTTCCCCAACATCAACACCGGCGGCGTGGTGAAATTTACGGAGAAGGGCGGCATCGTCGAGGCGATGGGCGACCTCTCCGGCGACGCGCATCCGATGGTCACCTCGATGCGTGAACACAAGGGATATCTGTTCGTCGGCGGCATCCTCAACAACCGCATCGGCCGCTACAGGATATCAGGCGCCGACCCGAACTGGACCAGCCCTGCTTCCTATTGGGGAGCAAAGCCATGA
- a CDS encoding sugar ABC transporter substrate-binding protein yields MKLIRTLMAAATALAVTAFVAPTFAADDPGPAAYAQALKGKRVMLVPLAMGFDLAQGWAHYLKKEVDAWGGTFETRDPNWVVDAGAQAITDAISSDTRPDVLIIHAPDLNSYSKLMKKAQAAGTYVLLVDNPANFPADAFVGSDWDRLGQLEAEAAIKGCGENSSKKIGLVQGDQANSSSLYQYAGIMKVLDKHPDFKVVAKPDSNWDATTSRNVTTTMLQQNPDICSIIDFWDGDATGASAAIRDAKLDGKVFLVTTGGGEKAADCDKLADGTYGAVVMTELARQSGDMNAIIKFLLQSGQPAGTSHTYIYTLEKATTKADLKPDSCWDLKALQAEAAAK; encoded by the coding sequence ATGAAACTGATCAGAACTCTCATGGCCGCCGCAACGGCGCTCGCCGTTACCGCCTTCGTGGCGCCGACCTTCGCCGCCGACGATCCCGGCCCGGCGGCTTACGCGCAGGCGCTCAAGGGCAAACGCGTCATGCTGGTGCCGCTGGCGATGGGCTTCGACCTGGCGCAGGGCTGGGCGCATTACCTGAAGAAGGAGGTCGACGCGTGGGGCGGCACGTTCGAGACGCGCGATCCGAACTGGGTGGTCGATGCCGGTGCCCAGGCGATCACCGACGCCATCTCGTCGGACACCAGGCCCGACGTGCTGATCATCCATGCGCCGGACCTCAACTCCTATTCCAAGCTGATGAAGAAGGCGCAGGCCGCCGGCACCTACGTGTTGCTGGTCGACAATCCCGCCAACTTCCCGGCCGATGCTTTCGTCGGCAGCGACTGGGACCGGCTTGGCCAGCTCGAAGCCGAGGCGGCGATCAAGGGCTGCGGCGAGAATTCTTCCAAGAAGATCGGCCTGGTACAGGGCGACCAGGCGAACTCTTCCAGCCTCTATCAATATGCCGGCATCATGAAGGTGCTGGACAAGCATCCCGACTTCAAGGTGGTGGCCAAGCCCGACTCCAACTGGGACGCGACGACCTCGCGCAATGTGACGACGACCATGCTGCAGCAGAACCCGGACATCTGCTCGATCATCGATTTCTGGGATGGTGACGCCACCGGCGCATCGGCCGCGATCCGCGATGCCAAGCTCGACGGCAAGGTGTTTCTCGTCACCACCGGTGGCGGCGAGAAGGCGGCCGATTGCGACAAGCTGGCCGACGGCACCTATGGCGCGGTCGTCATGACAGAGCTAGCCCGCCAGTCGGGCGACATGAACGCCATCATCAAGTTCCTGCTGCAGAGCGGCCAGCCGGCCGGCACCTCGCACACCTACATCTACACGCTGGAGAAGGCGACGACCAAGGCCGACCTCAAGCCCGACAGCTGCTGGGACCTGAAGGCGCTGCAGGCCGAAGCAGCGGCGAAGTAA
- a CDS encoding ABC transporter permease — protein MNAIGWLNLRSLNQEGIVFAIAVVLFVAAAIGLPGFIDPNNLVAIVRSVSVLGILALGMAVVIIGRGIDLSAVAIMAMSVAWYLQLLNTGTSDGLAFAYVLAGVLAIGLLNGFLVAYADVPAIFVTLATGSFVFGYVRSQLITQDAVPVPQGHWVELLGGLRFLDIPIEVFVFAGLAFLFFLFLRYTKWGRYIYFAGDNPVAARNIGIPVRPMLVLRYVLSAFVALIAGLLTAASLHSINTRIVNSTLLYDIVLVAVIGGIGLSGGRGGVRNVLVGAALIGILLNAMTIIDIPLLYQNLIKAAILLGAIIVDGIINPRDEQTAQQGDI, from the coding sequence ATGAACGCGATTGGCTGGCTAAATCTCAGGAGCCTGAATCAGGAAGGCATTGTCTTTGCCATCGCGGTGGTGCTGTTCGTTGCCGCGGCCATAGGCCTGCCGGGCTTCATCGACCCCAACAACCTCGTCGCCATCGTCAGATCCGTGTCGGTGCTGGGCATATTGGCGCTCGGCATGGCGGTCGTCATCATCGGGCGCGGCATCGACCTGTCGGCTGTGGCGATCATGGCGATGTCGGTCGCCTGGTATCTGCAATTGCTCAACACCGGGACCTCGGACGGGCTGGCCTTCGCCTATGTGTTGGCCGGCGTGCTCGCCATCGGGCTACTCAATGGCTTTCTCGTCGCCTACGCCGACGTGCCGGCGATCTTCGTGACGCTGGCGACCGGCTCCTTCGTCTTCGGCTATGTGCGCTCGCAACTGATCACGCAGGATGCCGTGCCGGTGCCGCAGGGCCATTGGGTCGAGCTGCTCGGCGGCCTGCGCTTCCTCGACATTCCCATCGAGGTCTTCGTCTTCGCCGGGCTGGCTTTCCTGTTCTTCCTGTTCCTGCGCTACACCAAATGGGGCCGATACATCTATTTCGCCGGCGACAATCCGGTCGCGGCCCGCAACATCGGCATTCCGGTGCGGCCGATGCTGGTGCTGCGCTATGTGCTCTCGGCTTTCGTGGCTTTGATCGCCGGCCTGCTGACGGCGGCCAGCCTGCACTCGATCAACACCCGCATCGTCAACTCGACGCTGCTCTACGACATCGTGCTGGTGGCGGTGATCGGCGGCATCGGCCTGTCGGGCGGCAGGGGCGGGGTGCGCAATGTGCTGGTGGGGGCAGCGCTGATCGGCATCCTGCTCAACGCCATGACCATCATCGACATTCCGCTGCTCTACCAGAACCTGATCAAGGCGGCGATCCTGCTCGGGGCCATCATCGTCGACGGCATCATCAATCCGCGTGACGAGCAGACCGCGCAGCAGGGCGACATTTAG
- a CDS encoding DHA2 family efflux MFS transporter permease subunit produces MTAIPDTEALPETATNPRRVALIVAIAFFMQLLDTTIISTSLPQMGQSFGVPAVAMSIGITVYMLTMAVFVPLSGWLADRFGARNIFLAAIALFTLASLACGFSENLTEFVAARAVQGLGSALMTPVGRILVLRNASKSELLNATALITWPALFAPVVGPVLGGFITTYLSWHWNFFINIPLGLIGLALVARFIPGDREADPKPLDWPGFFLTSLGLACLLYGLERIAHPEDGLLQTVLLIAAGIVIGWLAVRHLRRAPHPLLDLASFKVLTFAISTLAAGTIFRVAINATPFLLPLLFQVGFGLSPVDAGLMILAYFLGNLGMKTVTTPTLRRFGFRSVMVVNGIIASASIMACGAISPQTPQALVVALMLIAGLSRSMQFTALNTLAFADIDAAQRSSAATLSSMLQQVAMLFGVAVAAAILNLSQIVRAQPALDLVDFRIAFFVIGAIGLVAALRFLVLPAGAGAEVSGHAPGN; encoded by the coding sequence ATGACTGCCATTCCCGACACCGAAGCCTTACCCGAAACGGCCACCAATCCGCGGCGCGTGGCGCTGATCGTGGCCATCGCCTTCTTCATGCAGCTGCTGGATACGACGATCATCTCGACCTCGCTGCCGCAGATGGGCCAGTCCTTCGGCGTGCCGGCGGTGGCTATGAGCATCGGCATCACCGTCTACATGCTGACCATGGCGGTGTTCGTGCCGCTGTCGGGCTGGCTCGCCGACCGCTTCGGCGCGCGCAACATCTTTCTCGCGGCGATCGCGCTGTTCACGCTGGCCTCGCTCGCCTGCGGTTTCTCTGAAAACCTGACTGAATTCGTCGCCGCACGCGCCGTGCAGGGGCTGGGCAGCGCGCTGATGACGCCGGTCGGGCGTATTCTCGTCCTGCGCAACGCCTCGAAATCCGAGCTGCTTAACGCCACCGCACTGATCACCTGGCCGGCGCTGTTCGCGCCGGTGGTCGGGCCGGTGCTCGGCGGTTTCATCACCACCTACCTGTCCTGGCACTGGAATTTCTTCATCAACATCCCGCTTGGGCTGATCGGGCTGGCGCTGGTCGCCCGCTTCATCCCCGGCGACCGCGAGGCCGATCCCAAGCCGTTGGACTGGCCGGGATTTTTCCTGACCTCACTCGGGCTCGCTTGCCTGCTCTACGGCCTCGAGCGCATCGCACACCCGGAGGATGGCTTGCTGCAGACGGTGCTGCTGATCGCGGCAGGCATCGTCATCGGCTGGCTGGCGGTGCGGCATCTCCGGCGCGCGCCGCATCCGCTGCTCGACCTCGCCTCGTTCAAGGTGCTGACCTTCGCCATCTCGACGCTGGCCGCCGGCACCATCTTCCGGGTGGCGATCAACGCCACGCCGTTCCTGCTGCCGCTTTTGTTCCAGGTTGGCTTCGGCCTCTCGCCCGTCGATGCCGGCTTGATGATCCTGGCCTATTTCCTCGGCAATCTCGGCATGAAGACGGTGACGACGCCAACGCTGCGGCGTTTCGGTTTCCGCTCGGTGATGGTCGTCAACGGCATCATCGCCTCGGCCTCGATCATGGCTTGCGGGGCAATCTCGCCGCAGACGCCGCAGGCGCTGGTGGTGGCGCTGATGCTGATCGCCGGCCTGTCGCGCTCGATGCAGTTCACGGCGCTCAACACGCTGGCCTTCGCCGATATCGATGCGGCGCAGCGCAGTTCGGCGGCGACGCTGTCGTCGATGCTGCAGCAGGTGGCGATGCTGTTCGGCGTTGCCGTGGCTGCGGCGATCCTCAACCTGTCGCAGATAGTCAGGGCGCAGCCGGCGCTCGACCTCGTCGATTTTCGAATCGCCTTTTTCGTGATCGGCGCCATCGGGCTGGTGGCGGCGTTGCGTTTTCTGGTGCTGCCGGCCGGCGCCGGTGCCGAGGTTTCCGGCCACGCGCCGGGGAACTGA